The Procambarus clarkii isolate CNS0578487 chromosome 18, FALCON_Pclarkii_2.0, whole genome shotgun sequence genome segment tgggaacggtctgaacatcagagcctgcaacgccGTTGTGACGTTAGTGGTCTTATGTACAAAGCCAAAATCCTcaagttccgcacctggcccaatTCCGTAGACTACCAGTAGTTGCCACCCatagcactaggctctcaaccttcaagtcTCTCATGCTGAAagtgcctttctcaagaacattACTACATCAGCAGTCATTCATTCTCGgatgactcgcatctggaacttattcgctcaacaggttgatacatggagatcaggtcaactgatcacatgaagactctggcataCAGTTGGCTACagactcatcctgttccttatatgattgttagctAACgatgttaatgaataaaggctattcctactGATGCATATAACAGGCTCACATCAAGTACATCAcaaacaaagaagcacatcaacaaactggaaaaggtgcaaagacatgctatcaagtggctcccagaactgaagggcatgagctacaaggagaggttagaggcattaaatatgccaaaactagaagacagatgagaggtgatatgatcactacttacaaaagagtaacaggaattaataaaattgatagggaagatttcccgagacctggaacttcaagaacaaaaggttatagatttaaactaaacaaagatgccgaagaaatacaagaaaattcactttcgcaaacagagtggtagacggctggaacaagttaagtgagaaggtggtggtggccaaaaccgtcagtagtttcaaagcgttatatgacagagtgctgggtagacgggacaccacgagcgtagctctcatcctgtaactacacttaggtaattacacacacacacacgtgtgggggttgtgtgtaggctgactccatacacagttttaaatgtagatatgatagagcccagtaggctcaggaatctgtacaccaattgattgacatttgagaggcgggaccaaagagccaaagctcaacccccacaagcacaaataggcgagtacacacacacacacacacacgacagaaaTCATACCTTTAAGGGTAACCTTGACATCCTCTGGCTTGGCATCAACGAAGTTGAAGGCTAGTTTGTACGTGTCCTCTGTCGAGATATTTTCCATATATCCAAACCCTGGCTTTGCAATCACCGGAGATTTAGTGTCTATTCCATGTGCACCCGCACGAGGAAACTAAGAATTTTTATCACATTAGTGGTTGGTTGGCTTAATATTATTGCTTCTCACCTATATTTAAGATACTGTACAAGTAAAAtgtatgataaaaaaaaattgaatacaaattgtattaggctgtgtaaacaataaattactaAAGCAGGAAAAATTAACTGCTATATACACTAATGTCAGTATATCCTGTAGTAGTACGAAATATATTATACAAACTATAGTACTTTTAAAACTAATATACAGCACTTatctatttatatacagtatatatttttaaatgtttattatatatttgaAAGGTTTCATACAAAATAGACATGCACTACTgtttaatataaatattaaagtAAGAACTATTTTGTCTCCctctttaataagtcaatatttgaTAGTACAGTAGATTAGTTTTGACTGAAGAACTTGTATTGTTTAATATTTACAAAGCCATTCGTAACCTTACATCTCGTAAAAATGAATTCAGGCTGTTATCAATGTCTCTCTTGAACTTCCTCTCCATATCCCTCATGAATGTTTCCATCTGGGTAAAGGGGTCGCGCCATGGTCCACGGTAGAAACAGCGAGAGCACGCTGGAGCTGTCGAAGTGGTGGCATTAGCAAATCTTCCAGGGAAGCGCACTGCCTTGCCCATGATGTGCCTCCCCAGGGCTGCTCGACTTAGCCGGATTAGAATCATACCTGCTTAGATTATCTTCTTGGGCAACCTGCAATTTTAAAATTAGTGAAAATTATGTTAGGTTCTTGCTTACAAATACCATATAGACTTAAATTTTAAATAGTATGAATTTTTAAATGGACTAAACAATTACGTACCTAGTAGTTGATATCGAGTACTACTGATGCAGAATTCTAGTGATTTAAGAAAATTAGTCATATTGCCATTAGCCCTATGATTCTCTCAAGTTGCTAATACTCAACATCTAACGCTAGGCAGCATGAATCTGGGAAACCACCTATAtactgtatttacctagttgaaaACTATACAGTATGCAGCTGTCATGATGAGTAATCTAGTGGTAATTTTTTCCTGATAAAGTTTTCCAGATATTTTTTAACTGTGGCACTTTTATGGCTTTAGATGGTAGACTTttctataattattattttttttttttttacttttttggaaaAAGTACAGTACTTTCTATTATGTTATTGTATACGAGTTTCTTCAGTTCTGGTATGATTTCCACCACACCatgctaaaaaatttccagtgtgATTGTGTAAATTTGTTGATCATTCTTAGTGCTTGAATACATTAGACAAGGTGCAGTGATTGTGTATGGCTTCGGATAGTACATTATATTGTAAATATGCAGCACATCATCAGGCTTTATTGAATAACTGTTTGATTAATGaacccaaacctaaccaaagGATTGGGGATATGTTCAATATAGACATTATGCGGTACAGAAGTACAGTATTTGGATACAGTATAGATAAGGATAACATGACTCATTATACAAACATGATgtgatgtttgttttatcctgtaTCATGCATCATACCAAATGTAATCTTGGTCAGCAAAACCTTGCCAATACACAAAActggaggtttgcaacgagatgcAAGAAAGCTAAATTTTTGTGCATTTCATGAATTCTTTATATATCGCTCAATTCTGTGTCGACAGTAACAGGTAATTTTTTCTCTCGCTGGCAAACATTTTGTCATTTGAGAATTCAAGATGGACATGTTTCTGAGGCATAAATCATCCACTGCTACTTCATCAAGGCTATGGTTAGCCTTGATGAAGTAGCAGTGAAATGTCGAAGGTCTGGGGAATGAAAATAAATTTCCTGCTCTTCCACCGAGTTCTGGATCTATACAAAAAATTACCACACCTTACTTGTGAGTCAGGATTTTCAACTTTTAGTAGTCCTAAAAACCAAGCAGAGTACATCAACATAGGtggacaacaacaacattcatccGACACTCTTGTTGAATATCAAGCACTGCACTTGCTGGGAAAACAGGACacaacaagcgtagctctcatcctgtaactactcttGGGTAATTACCGAAAAATTGTGCAAGAGCCACTGAGCCCATCCATCCCACTAAATAGGATGGTCCTGATTCACTAATTTGTGTTTACTTGTACATTTTTAATATGAAAGTGATTTTTTTTCATATTAATTTTAGGTGGTGCTACAGTATTGCTTGCATCACAAGTTATCCAGAATTTACATTGCTTTAAAGTTTAAATAGTCAAATACACTATATTAATTTAAAAAGATAAATAGTCTTATTGTTTTACAAACCTGCTTTATGAATGAATAAATATAACATATACAGttcaaataattattttaatttggCATCCTCAGTGGTTGCTTATCAcgtttacccgatttacctgtgggccactaaccctagtggccttcacaaggacaagaagctggcagcttgttgaaggtcCCCCCCCCTTTGCTTTGATTGAGGTCCTTAATATAATCAAGTTTAAGAACTCTTTCTGGAACTGCTATAGACAGTTGTAGTTGTTTAGTTGTAATTGTTTAAGAACCCTTTCCATACATCAAGCCTAATTAAACATGAACAAAATCCAAGAATTTAGAGAACTATTACTAATGTTAAAGGAAATGCTCAAGTGTTAAATTTTGGGTGGTATATTAACTAAATACCTAGCCAAGTTCACCTGTTGAAGGTAGTGCACAGCGGACCGTGTCCGCTCTACAAGCAGGTTTCCTGCTTGCCTCGTGACCTCTAACAGTATTGTAGTTGTAACTGTACCACAAATctgaataaaaatgaaaactaaCCACTAATGTAAACTTCTCTTAAAGAGAACAAGAGCGCttttcctgggttcgtatcctgcccGGGAGGacactgggcacaaatccttaactgtagcctctgtttaactcgacagtaaaatgggtatgtacttggttgttaaacgattctttgcgggggtcgtattccaggaaacttaggattaaggacttgcccgaaacgctagcttactagtggctgtacaagaatgtaacaactcttgtatataataaaaattaaaaaaatgaagACActgcgacgtttcagtccgtcctggtccAAACATTATcaagtaataaataaataaataataaatgaatttttatttagaaaaagtacatacatagttgatataCAAACATAATTGTGTAATTACGATTAAGTCGTGTAATTACACGTTGATAATTGTCTACGATGGACTGAAATATTGTCGTTCATTTATTTTCTGATGAGTGGCTTGGATATTAGACTTCAGGTCCCCCGACACAACTCATTAACTTCCAAAACGATACTAaataaagtttttttttattattattttctaccacagacgtgaccacacatttacaatgctaaccagcatatatgcattttcttctgtcctccatggacagggttagagatcagttaaacatatagtttagggatttattgaacaatcaactccCAATAAAATAGTGAAGGGCTGACGAGCTCTGAAGAAGCGATAACGACCACAGACTTCTGGAAAAACTTTATCGTCTAGTTTTATTGCAACCAAGTGACAGCCTTGGAGCCAGCTGGTGTGCTTGCACAAtatcatacactacacttactGATGCGGAATATGACGATAAATAGCTGAAGTAGCGTGTGACGCAGGCAAATACGCGAGTCTGCAGGAGACGGAGTTCTCTCGTCAGCTGGGCTCTGCTCATATACAGACCACGCGTGCAAATCCCTGCTTTCACCCTTGACTTTGGTTTCATTTCATACATTAGCGTCTCTCTCCTTTTGATAATTTATACTATTACCTAATAACGATTCCAATGTTTCATCACACAATTATAGgcacacaaataatgatacataGCCTTATTCACACCGATTCTATCATTTCACGTTCTATTGCAATATGGAGTTAAGATTGATTTTACCATCATGCAAACTTTCGTGTTATTTTCTCCATTTTAATGTTGCTTATAAAAAGATGAAATTACAATCAAACATaattaaataatatttttttagcCAAATGACTTCAATAAACACACAAAAGTAATCAAAACGTTAAAATTCCTAAGCCGaagtcagaggttgaaaataataCGTCGCACTACAGAAAACGGAAAAACAATGATGCAAGAATGATATTAATGATGAAATGTTTTGTTCTATTTGGTCTAGAATGTACATAAccttatttacctgaatttacctgagggccactgccTCTCTCTAGTGGAATTAACCAAAACAGGAAGCCGGCGATTTGTCAAAAGTCCTCCCAATTTGTTCTGGTGATTTTATCTATTTAAATCTTAAATTACGacagtgttttggcatttacggcttcagcgggtaggcagttccatgggtataTTACCCTTCGCGTGATAAATCATCTGCTGGTTTCTGCCAtacattgtggcttattgagcttgaaaccgttgctccttgtttgtgttgcatCTGACACTTTAATgaagttgtctggatcaatatcacccaaattgttcagtattttaaaaactTCGTCGAGATctcccctgtcatgcctggtttgcagtgttgctaGCCCTGTGGAACGTAACCTTTCcagatgatttttgttgccctgtgttgaactttctccaaagtagATATATATCTTTctaaagatgaggtctccatgcctgatatacaatcatccaaatggggggggggggggcaggccgcACCCAGAGATTTATAGTTGAATAACTATCTTTTTATCCTTGAGGTCAAAGGTTCGTTTGACTATTCCTAGAGTTTGGTTGGTTTTCCTTGCTGCAACTcgcacttgttgtgcaacttttagtgattGGTGGATCCTGGCTTCAAGGTCCTTTTTTCATCAATATATTGTAAATTCATAGATGTTACAATCCAAAAAGTTTGTTACTGGCTATCATTATAATTATGCAGATTAGGTGAAATTATAAATGTAAAAACTATAAAACGAAACcccaggcgagtgtgttaccacttcgccacggggactgcaaatTACCCGTTAATTAGTTTTACACTTCTGCTTACAGGCTtaggcagtagtagtagtaagcatccatcagtctcaggagactatggagttgcgcattGGTTGTACGTCGGTCTGGAACGGCCTTTCCAGGGCGCAAAGAGAGGGCAAGTTGATACGGAGCAGAAACTGTTACCTatgcagcaggttccccccccccccacttcttcacggcgccgaaagtctccaatggattgGCAAaatccaatacgattggttccagcgccgtcacaggaactgtcagaacgagactGAAGGCAACAACGATGTGCCCTAGCGGCTCCAGCTCCGGTGTTTACatcgaagttggtgaaagaaggaacagggactccaaacccagagaccgccgtggtcgggggcgGATAAGAACCACCCCAGTAAGGGCaaaaacgaccccagcctcctgaagcagagcctgggccggACGAGCCCGTGTAGGTGGACGCCCGAGCCCCTGCAGGTGGACGTCCGAGCCCCGCACCTACGAGCTCCAGACAGATTGTCACAGCCCTCTTGaacccgaggccggcttccttcatgacccagcagtgGGAAGAGCACTATTTATtagttaattatattattattattattattatacaaattataataataattgttgtaattaataattattaattaccaatgaccaatgaccttcacaacccaggccaacatggatttcgagcgggaagatcgtgcctctcacagctacttgagcactacgacaaagtcactgaggcattagaagagaaacggaatgctgatgtgatatacacggacttcgcaaaggctttcgataaatgtgaccatggcgtgatagcacacaaaatgaagtcaatgggaataaccggtaaagtaggacgctggatactcagttttctgtcaaacaggactcagcgagtaactgtcaaccatataaaatctagtccaagtgcagtgaaaagctctgtacctcagggtacagtccttgcaccgctgcttttccttattctcatatcagatatagacaaaaatacaagccacagcttcgtatcatcctttgcagatgacacaaaaatcagtatgaaaattacctcggctgaggacattgaaaaacttcaagctgatattaataaagttttcgactgggcatcagaaaataacatgatgtttaacagtgataaattccaggtactcaggtacggtaaaaatgaggaccttaaacataatacagagtacaaaacacaatcaaatgtacccatagtaggaaaacagcatgtaaaggatttgggaataataatgtctgacgacctaacgtttaaggagcataaccaagcaaatattgcgacagccagaaaaatgataggatggattacgagaactttcaaatccagggatcccatcacaatggttgtactcttcaagtcacttgtgttgtcccgtcttgagtactgctcagtactcacttcccccttcagagcaggagagattgctgaaatagagggaatacagagaacatatacggcacgcatagacgcaataaagcacctaaattattgggatcgtctcaaagccctccaaatgtactcactagaaagaagacgagagagatatcaaataatatacacctggaagatactggagggccaagtaccaaatctacacagtaaaataacaacgtactggagtgaacgacatggaagaaaatgtagaatagaaccagtgaagagcagaggtgccataggcacaatcagagaacactgtataaacatcagaggtcctcggttgttcaacgtcctcccagcaagcataagaaatattgccggaacaaccgtggacattttcaagaggaaactagatttattcctccaaggagtgccggaccaaccgggctgtggtgggtatgtgggcctgcgggccgctccaagcaacagcctggtggaccaaactctcacaagtcgagcctggcctcgggccgggcttggggagtagaagaactcccagaaccccatcaaccaggtatcaaccaggtattactCTTCCTTTCCTCGCCTTGAGTGAAAggggggctgtgacgatctctgtctggaacccgtaggtgtggGACTAATATTATTAGTAAGACAgtaaactagccgcctctggcGGTAACAATAAAAAACTCCCTTGTTGGCCCCCTTCGACGGGGGGAGacacctcccgtcacgcagggtgcagtctcacctccacagatctccagtatcagctcttgatactggtaatggctcaaaaggccaccacttacgggctattcatgcccgtgccaccttttaggtggcttaatcttcatcaatcaatcggtccCTGTCATTCATCTGAAGACCTCAGTCATGTCGTCCTTCTCTCTCCGCCTCTTTAGGGGAATACAAGGCTGGGCTCCCTCAACCTCCTTCGGATGTGAGGTCCCGAACGATGcattttttattgttattattatcattattattattattattattattattattattattattattattattattgttgttattattattattattattatacattaattTACGTGAGGGCCAATATTTCTCTAGTGGGCCTCGACGCggtcagaaagccggcggcttgtcaaaggtcccccccatttaTCTTGATGGTTTCTTaaagctggattttaaaattcagcaGTGTTTTGGCATTCATAGCTTcgtcgggtaggcagttccataggTTAATACCCTGTGTGGTGAAAAAGTATTGctgtttctgtcctacattgtagcttgctgaacttgaaaccgttgttccttgtttgtgttacattttatatatatctttatatattttcaagagttcttacattattgtaaagccactaacacgcatataacgttttgggcaggtccttattcttcattttccctggaatacgacccaccaaattgCTTAACCATTCGCTGCTGGGTAAATAGAGGCGTACAAGTCACTATGTATATTCTACAAGTATACACCTGTGCCCAAAATCTATACATATTCACATCTCGTCGATCGTTAGAGTAAAAAGAAGTCAGAAACTTGTTAGCCAAATTGCTTTCTCCTCAGGTATGACTCCGCTGACTTTAGCCACCACGAAAGACAAgccgctctttggtcccgcttctcaactgtcaatcaactggtgtataggctcaggaatctgtacaccagttgattgacagttgagaggcgggaccaaagagccagagctcaacccccgcaagcacatataggtgagtacagatagTGCGGATCTTGTTGGCAGCTGGCGTCGATATCAAGGAAAAGGGCATTGACGGTAAGTTGGTGATGTCTTGACATCTGTCGTCGATGGTATCATTCCCTGCCGTATGACAAGTTGGGCAGCTGGTGGCGCCAACTAAAAATATAAATTGGTGCTAGTCACCGATCGTAGGGTCTGGTTAGCTTTTACCACTATGTGACTACCTTTTTTTTATTCACAAGTGGAGTAAGAACTCCTAATCTTATCCTAAAACAAACTAATCCACTCTAATCTAACTTATCCTCTCCTAGCATAATCTTGAAACAAATCAAAGAGAGTTGGTAGTGGGCGCTGACTGAGGCCCCAATATAAACAAACAGGGTTCGAGAACACGGGCAGCAAATAGCGTCAGTATAAACAACTAGCTTGGCTGCCCGGAGTGACTCGCGTGGAAAACGTAGATATCACGATCAGTCATCACTGTAATCATGTACAttgcacacaaccatcatcaccgtaggaaatgtagatgtttatctctcagaatgtttggtaatatgtttattgtttgggatgtgtgtctatgtatgtattaacacgatgtattgaacggggtgagaatagcttgagctacctcatccctttgtgtgtattttacctcaataaacttatttcaatttcagtcATCAGCGTAACCACCTTCACACCGTAATCACCGTCACTCCCCGGACACCACCTATATAGGCACTGTATAGAGGGCGTATCTTTCCCAGATATCTGAATATTATGGGTTCATATTTCTCTTGATCCTGGACGCTCCCAACACTTAATCATCACGTAGAAACAAAAATGTGTGCTGGTTGGTTCTTAAGATAGAGCTTAGTATTTGACTTACCCCGAGCCTATGACTCAACatccaccagtcaccctgcatcacttatgaacccatccctgcccttgtgtggcagtgcacaatagaaagttgttttcacatatccatacattaaaacattgattgtaaccatgatatatgtacttccgcctacagtttagacctattgtcttatgtatgacccccaggaggcctggtcgacgaccgggccgcggggacactaagccccggaagcacctcaaggtaacctctgtCCTGCGTCGCTCTGgccagtgcaacccgttctcgcactttcgtatagtaaatattgacttattaaatacgtgcatatgtgacaaactaatttattgtgaatattttagtttaccttgaaaagctccatagaaaacaccaaccttaccgaccttaaggtcggtgttttctatgaagcttttcaaggtaaactaaaatattcacaacaaattagtatgtcacatatgcacttgtttaataagtcaacattgactataagaaagtgcgagaacgggttgggccaGTTGTTACTGCAGCTAAGCCGGAGGACATTCAAGACATCGGAAATTGACCGTGGAcaagtatttgcagtttgtaCAGTGGTCAGAAAAATGGACACTAGACAATGGACAATCTGTTAATTGGGTCATTATGCAGTTctgaacaaaattagagaaagtgGGAGATGTTTTGACCAGAGAATGTGTGTTACAAGAGTCAAAATGAACTGAAGACGGAGGCAATGGAACAAAATCTAAAATTTCAAGAAAATATTAGGTAAAATAATTAGACAACGGAAAGAGAGGACTCAGTAATTTGAACGGCAGGATAAGAATGTGAGACGAGATGGAAGGTGAAATAATGGAGTAATGAGTAGGAGGAAAGAATAGGAGAGGCGAATGGCATAATGAAAAGAAGGAATGATAACATGAGAATTTATCTGAAATCTttatatttaaatgttaatatTGCAATGCTTTGTGATATTCTTGTATATATGTTTCCCCAGAATGAGAATGTCGTCACGACCAGTTAAAAGCGGCTAAAGAAACTTCttataaatgtaaataatttattAGTTTTCTCTTTGTGAAATACTCATTAAATACTCATAAAATAGTAAGACATAGGGTATATAAATATCTAATATCTACTGCATACATTGCCTACACTACAATTCTTTGGCTTGATTGAGGGCATCGTTGCACTTGCTTGGTTGAGAACATCGTTGTACTTACCCCAGATGGAGCTAAAATCTTGGGACACTGAGAGTCCCAGTCCCGAGGTTCTCCAAGAGCACTACGAGGCAGATTCCATGCACCCTTGCCTATtctcagggacacacacacacaccagtaagcCAGATCGTTGGGTCTGTAAGAATGATTGCCTTCTGGTGTCTCGAGATCTGGAACATTTATTGGTGCTTATAGGCAGCTCGGTTAAAGTTACTCGGGGCATCCATGCTTGAGAAACAGAGATTGGTCAGGCTGGACAAATTTAAGTTTAGTGAGGTGATTAATGAGATGTTCCAGGAAGGCATGGCACCATTGAGAAGCGTTTCAGACTCCAGGAACCATGAACGGAAGATACCATGGAGAGTGTTCTAGGGCTAACAGTCGTAACTGAACAGCAGGAAGCATTGTGGACACTCGCCTCCATGGTTAAGGAGATATTGTGTGAAGTGTTCCTGGAAACCAAACGTGACTGGAAGAGTGAGAGCAGCATTCAAAGCTGCTATTGTTATGGTTGTAGGAGCATCTGTTCATGCTACTAGATCATGGCTAGAACATTGACTGTTGGTAGAGGAAGTAGTGATCCAGGTACCTGGCAGAATCCTCGACCCAAATATGTTACTGGATGGAACGGCTTAGGGATTTGAGTTTTCCTCTGTGGAGGGAATTAGATCAATGGCCGTATCTCTGGTAATGGAACTTCCAGCGGGAAATGCGTTTCCAACACTCTGCCAGGCTGGGGTTCCTTTAAATTGTCAGTTTTAGCATCAGAGGTGCTGTCTGTCATGAGAGCTGTTGTCTCCGTAGCTGCTGGGGCAAAATCTTTGTCAGAAGGCATAGTGATGGAAACTTCCTGAACGTGGGAGGGAGAACGGCTCAGTGGTTCCGGAGCTTGTTCGTCAGGCGGGTCTACAAAGACATTGTCATCTAATGGAGTATCTAAACTATATGGACTGAGGAAGAGATTTGGCTGGGTTGGCAGG includes the following:
- the LOC123754270 gene encoding heat shock protein homolog; this encodes MILIRLSRAALGRHIMGKAVRFPGRFANATTSTAPACSRCFYRGPWRDPFTQMETFMRDMERKFKRDIDNSLNSFLRDFPRAGAHGIDTKSPVIAKPGFGYMENISTEDTYKLAFNFVDAKPEDVKVTLKGRTLTVTAKAEASTETTKSSYGTSIEYQLPEEVNVDALESSLSHDGILTIEAPQTPPKEAETSHTININREE